The genomic stretch AGCGGAAGTTACAAAAGATTTACTGAAAGCATACTCAGCACCAATCTCTACTCCCCAAAAGGTGGCTCCGCTTCTATTTTCATATTCGCGTACTCCGTTGGCGCCATAAGTCATTGCGCTATAGTTGGTGGTGAGCCCAAAGATGTAATCATAATATTGTTGTAAAAATAGAGTAGAAGAGAAGTTGAATTTTTTCTTGGTGTAGGTATAACCAACTTCTGCACTTAGTAGTTGCTCAGGCTTAAGGTCTGGATTGCCCAAATAGTCAAAACCATCGTGGGCATTATATAGATAAAAGCCATACAGCTCTGAAGTGGTAGGGCCTCTCATTCCGTAACCAATTGCGGCCGTTAGGGCATGTGTGTTAGAAAGGTGATGGGTGATGGAGCTTTTTATTTGAGGTAAAATAAATTGTCTATTTGTGCTCATGTCATAGCCCATGCCTTCCCATTGTTTATTGCCAAAATCATCCACTAACGCTGAGGTTTCATAATCCATTCTGATAGTAGTGTTCACATGGTTTTTACCAAACTTCCAGTTATCCGTAAGGCCTAACGCCATCCCATGAATGCGAGCATCGGGCCAGGTGAGCATAAACATGGGAGGCTCTGAATCATCATGGGGGTACATAGTCATTTCGGCTCTGCGGAAATTGGTGTAATACTCAGCAGCACCACTGATGGTGTGTTTTCCTACAGTCCAATCAAAAGCATTGAAAGTAAGTCCTGCCGTTTGGCTCCAGCCAGGCATATCCATGTGCATAAATACATTTTCGCGCTTAGTGTCATCCATTTCATGGTAAATGTCATTGTAGTACACTTTTAGGTCAAACCGGGTGAATGGACCAACGGAATGATAACTACTGTAGGTAAGCCCGCCAATCACAGCACGAGCTTTGCTTACATCCATGGTAAGGGCAGGGTAACCTACATCTGTAGCTAAATCGTAGATAAAGTCAAGCTTCAAAAAGCGTTTTGGCGAAAGCCTGTATACCGAGTTTAGCGCCCAGTTTTGCTTCTGGTTTTGAGAATATTGAATCTCTTGTCCATTGCCATCATAGTAGTTTCCATTTTGCAACCAACTTCCATTTAGCCGCCAGGCTAGTTTTTTGGTGTTGCTTTCTACATGCATGGCAGTATTAAAGCCATTGGTATTGGTTTGGTACTGTTGAATTAGGCCAAATCGCCAAGGTTTGGTTTGGCTAAATGTAGGTTCTTTGGTTTCCAGATTTAAGCTTCCGGCCAATCCGTTATTGGCACAGTGGCTTTCGCAGGCTGAGGCTACTTCGGCAGTGCTAAGGTTATTGGCCACAATGTAGGATGTGGATGGATCCATCCTATCCGTGCAGGCACTGTACACCCGCATTCCGTTTAGTTTCACCTGTATACGTCCATCTGCCTGACCGCGGTATACCACCTCTTGTGCAAAGCTCCCTCTTGAAATAAGGTTAACCCCTTTTAGCTGTTTAAGCTGAAGCTCCAATTGATGATTGTCCACAGAGTTTTTTAGGGTGTGTTCATTTTCCCAATTATCAATTACCACCACATCGCTAAGTTCAATGTGATCAAAGTTGATATGGGTAGTGTCTTGTGAATGATTTTGACCCCAAACAGCATAACCAGTGGCCAATAATAGGCTTAGAAATACACTTTTCATGGTAGGAAGAATTGAAGTGGGAACTCTAGGGAAGTTACAGAGCTACCCTGCCGGAAAATCAATTTGCCGACAGGATAGTACTGTTCTTTTGTTTATTAATATGGTAGGCGCTTAGGGTAGTATCTTACTGAAAAGTAATGTCAAAGAATCCATCAGCTTTGATTACACTGTCCTGAGCATCCATTATTTTCATATTCACCTTCCAATAGCCAGTCATGGTAAAGTTTACCTTACCACTATATAGACCATCACCCACGTGTGTCGGGTTCTCATTGTTGGGAGAGCCATGCCCCATACTAGGCATTTCGGGTTCTATTTCTATTTTGAGATCAGTAGCTGGCGGAAAACTCATCATGGTTTCGCGTTTGTACACCATTACTTCAAAGTCATTTAATCCCACTTCAGGGGCCATTGGTTCTTTGAGTGCCACAAAGTAGGTGTCATCATTTAGAGCAGACTTAAAGTTGTACAGCTTAGCTTCTTGCTTAGCTTCCACTTCTATAGTAAAAGTAGCAGTGTCCATTGATCCTCCATTCACTTCCACAAGCACTGAAAAGGTCCAGCTACCCATGGTGCCACTTGGCATTATAAAGGTAGAAGAGCCCATGTAGGCATCCATGTCCACATCAAAAGTAGGATTAGAAAATGGCGCACTGTGCATCATGGTTCCCATATCCATCATAGGTAAAAAACTCACCGTGGCATTTTCTATCATATTATCCGTTCCAGATTCCGTTAGGCGCACCGCAACATGATTGTAGCCAACAAAAGCATCTTCTCCAAAGTAGAGTTTTACATCTGCTGATGAGGTAGATTGTTCACCGGCTAGTACATAGCTGCTTAGGGCGTCATTGTTTTTTGGGGGAGTGGTGCTGTCGTCATCTTTATCACACGCACTGAATTGAAATGACAGACCAATGGTAAGTGCCATTGTGGCCCATTTATTTAGGGTTTTCATTATTTGAAAAAATTAGATTTAAAAAACGATTTTGAAAAATAGAATAGAGCTTTCGTTTTTTAAACCTGCGGAGGATGATCAATGGCCGCTAAATAAGGAATGCTGAGGTGTAGGCTCAAATTGTCATAAAATACTGGGGCACTTTCATTTTCCACGAAAGTGGCAACCCAACTATAGGTAGTAGGGGAGAAAAGCCTTAGGCTAGGAATCAAAACGGGAGGCTCAGTTTCGTTGTGCTTGTTTTCAGAAAGTGACAGCTGCTTGGCAAAAAAACATTTACCATCACAATGTAGCTCTGGGGTACTCTTGTTTTCACAAAGCTCTTGAACATAGTAGTCATAGCTCATCTGGTAGATGGCCGTCACCATGCTATTATATAGCTGTGAGCTGATCACTACCAAGATTAAGATGCTATTTGAAATTAACTTTCCCATTGATGGGTCAAAGATACAATAGAGCCTTAGGCTTATTTATGAGATTTATCAGTAAATTAAAATAAAAGATATTTTTATCCGAAATTGTAAAATACATTATATTTGTCGGGTAAAATTATTTCAATGTTTTCGAAGGCTTGTGAATACGGCATAAAGGCAATGATCTACATCGCTCAAAAAAGTGGTGAAGCGGGTAAGGTGAGCCTTAAAGAGATTGCTGCCGGCACAGACTCGCCTGTAGCTTTTACAGCAAAAATTTTACAAACACTATCAAGAGAAGGTTTGCTAATTTCCACCAAAGGGCCCACCGGAGGATTTATTTTGGCGGAGGCGCCAAGCAAAATGAATCTTGCACAAATTGTAAGCGCAATAGATGGTGACAGCGTTTTTGTGGGTTGTGGCTTAGGCTTAGAAACTTGCGATAGTGAAAGACCATGCCCTGTTCATCATAAATTTGAAATAGTACGTGATGAGCTTACGCTAATGCTAAACTCCACCACACTGCAAGAACTGGCATTGGGGCTTAAAAATGGTGCTAGCTTTTTAACCCGCTGATTTTTTTTGAATGTATTTAGGATAAAAAAGTCCTTTTTTAATAAATTAAATTTTTCAAATATGGAAGGTCTAGAACAAAGACAAATAGGAGAGTTGGTAGCTGAGAATTACAAACTGGCTACCGTATTTAAGAAACACAAAATTGACTTTTGCTGTCAAGGTGGTCGCACCATTAGCGATGCTTGTCAAAAGAAAGACATCAGCATTTGGGAAGTGATACGTGACCTGGAAGCAGTGATAAATGCCAAAGAGGATGACAGTACCGATTACAAAAGCTGGCCTTTGGATCTGTTGGCAGATTATATTGGGAAGAAGCATCACCGATATGTAGAAGCACGTTCACAAGAAATCAAACCGTTTTTGGATAAGCTTTGCAAAGTGCATGGCGATCGCCATCCGGAATTGTTTGAAATCAATGAACTCTTCACTGGTTCTGTGGGCGAACTGGCACAGCACATGAAAAAGGAAGAGCTGGTTTTATTTCCCTTTATCAGGAAAATGGTAGTGGCGAAAACCACAGGCGAGGCCATGTTTACTCCACATTTTGGTGCCGTAGAAAACCCTATTGCCATGATGATGCACGAACATGATGCGGAAGGGGAACGCTTTCGCAAAATTGCCGCACTGAGCAATGACTACAATCCGCCTGTTGATGCTTGCAATACTTACAGAGTAACTTTTGCCTTGCTACAGGAATTTGAAGATGACCTACACAAGCATATTCACTTGGAAAATAATATTCTTTTTCCGGGTGCAAAAGCTATGGAGGAAAACATGAAAGGCAGAGAATTGGAAAATACGCTGTAACACTTCGGGAGCTTGTATCTTTGTGCAAGATGTTAAGCGGAGAAAATATTGTGAATATGAAGAAAGATATCTCTCAATCGGAGGATATAAAGTTGATGGTAGACGAGTTTTACGGCAAAGTGCAAAGGAATCCATTGATCGGTCCCATATTTATTGGGGTGATAAAGGATAGATGGCCGGAGCATTTGGAAAAGATGTACAAATTTTGGGGAAGCATTCTGTTAGCGGAGAACACTTATAACGGAAGGCCATTTCCTCCTCATGCTCAAATGCCGCTCCAGCAAGAGCATTTCGAGGCATGGCTTGGCTTATTTTTACAGACGGTAGATGACCATTTTGAAGGGGCCATAGCCGATGAGGCTAAGATGCGAGCTCAAAATATGGCATCTATGTTTTTTCATAAAATAGAATATATTCACCAGCACCCAAATCAAAGAACCATATAAGCAGCCCTACTATGAGTGATGTGAATGACAGAATAGACGAGAAATATCGTAACCTGGGAGAGAATCCTGAAACCTATAAAGAAGGACTATTTCTATCTAAACCACTTACATATTGGGATTATATACAGGTAGATACTTTACTGTCATTACAAAAGCCGAGAACTGATTATGAAGATGAAAAGATATTCGTCATCTATCATCAGGTAACTGAGTTAATGCAAGAATTGGTGCTGCATGAGCTTAGGCAAATCACTGGCCCAATGCCTGTAACAGGTGAAAAGCTGGCAGAAAAAGTAAAGCGCATGATTCGCTACACGCGTATGCTCATTACTTCTTTTGACGTGATGCGCGAAGGGATGGATTATGATGATTACAATACATTTCACAAAGCTTTAGCCCCAGCCAGTGGTTTTCAAAGTGCAAATTTTAGATACATAGAACTTCGCTGCACATCACTGCCTAATTTGGTTAATTCAAGAGGTAAAAAGCGTTTGCCGCTCCGTCCTACTATAGATGACTTTTTTGACAACCTATATTGGAAAGATGCAGGTTTGAATCGTGAAACTTATGAAGCGAGCCTTACTTACACACTTTTTATGGAGAAGTATGGTGAGAACTTGAAAAAACTGGCTCGCGAAATGCAAGGCAACACCTTAGAAGATAAGGTAAATGCCCGCCTTGAAACTTGCTCACAGGAGACTCGTGAGTTGCTGCGCGAATTTGATAAACTATATAATATAGAATGGCCTTTGGTACACTTGCGTACCGCAGCACATTATTTGGATGCAAAAGGCGAAACTAAGGCTGCAACTGGTGGCAGCGAGTGGAAAAAGTATCTACACCCTATGTATCAGCAACGCAAGTTTTTTCCTAGCCTGTATAGTGAGGAGGAGCTAGAAAACTGGGGGAAAGATTATAAAATCTAGGAATGGACAAGCCCCAGCCCATCAAACGAGATAAATATTTACAACCATTAAGCCATGACCATCATCATGGCTTAATGCTTTGTTGGAAGATCAATAAGGGGCATAAGAAAGGTGTTTCTGCAGAACGGATTATGGCCTATGCAAAGCATTTTTTTGAAACACAACTTGAGCAGCATTTTAGGGAAGAAGAGGAATTGCTCTTTCCTCTGATAGGAATGAAAGACGAGGGAGTGATGCATGCCATGGACGGGCACAAGCGCTTGCGTGTGTTGTTTTTTGATGAAGAAAACCTGGATAATGCCTGCCAGCTAATTGCAAAAGAACTGAAGGCCCATATTCGTTTTGAAGAGCGGACCCTCTTTAACGTAATTCAAGAAAAAGCCGGAGCGGAAGAACTGCTGAAGATGAACCAGCAGTTACATTCCCGTCCGGCAGAACAATCTCTAAATACTTGGGAAGACCCATTTTGGGCCTAAGTTCTTAAAACAAAGAGATAAGGATCAAAAATAAGCTGGCGAGGATATTTGTAATAAATGACCATACTACCCAGCGCAAGGGAGCATGTGAAATTGCAGCTGCATTAGAGCCCATGGCTGTGCAGCTTATCAAAGCAATTTGCCAGGTAGGGGCGTTGTTCATCAAAATAACGATAAGAGCTACTGAGGCAACGTATGATCCGGCCATGAGAGTGACAGACATAATGCCGTAATAGCTGAATTGCAGCTGGTCAATTTTTGAATTTATACGACTTAAAGTACTCATAGATAATGTTTTTAATTCTGCTACAAATGTATTTTAGGATAAATTTGTCCTTTATGATTTCAATCATCTTTTAAAATGATTATTGAAGAAAAAATATTGGTGGCCTACGGGGCTACAAGACACATTTATAAAAAGGATGCAGTAATTTTTGAACAGGGAGATCAACCTCGATTTTACTTTGAATTAATAAATGGTGAGGTAAAAATTTGTAGCCTGAGTGAGGAGGGAAAGGAGTTTATTCAAAGAATATTTTCGGCAGGTAGGTGTTTTGGGGAGCCACCACTTTTTGGTGAGTTTGGATACCCAGGTAGTGCCATTGCATTGAACGATGTGAAGGTGTGGCAATTGCCCAAAGCTGGGTTTTATCAACTTATAAATGACCACCCAAAAATTCACTTTGAGATAACTCGTCAAATTGCCAACAGGCTACATTACAAAGCAATGATGGCTCAGGAAATTTCACATGAGGCACCTCGGCATCGAATTATGCGTTTGCTTAATTATTTGAAGCATGATATTTATGAAAAGACTGAAAAGTTTAACTATCAAGTAGAGCTTACACGACAGCAGATTGCGGATCTTACGGGCCTGCGAGTTGAGACGGCTATCAGAGCCATTAAAAAACTAGAGAAGGAAGGAGAAGTAAGAATTGATAAACGTAAGATTTGGGTTTGAAATCACTTTACAAACCCTTGTCAAAAATCGAGCACTTAGGCTTCTTAGATATTCCTTGACACAGCTGTTTTGAGAGAGAAATGTTTTTGACAGATCGGATAAGGCACATAACTACTGACTGTAAAGGACTGATGTAGTGTTGCTTTAATAGTTATATTTATAACTCAAATCAACAAACGTAACTTCAAATGCAAAAACACTATTCTTTCCTTTCAGGCTTTTTTTTGGTGATGTTTTTAATCAGCTCATTTTTGGTGAATGCCCAAAATATTCAACTGCAAAGCTCATCATTTCCATCCCTTCCTGCTACAAGTTGTACAAATACACAGTTAGATGTTTCGGTACTTAAGCTTTGTATAAATGCGGCTCACAATGGGAATACCTTTTCTATTTCTGGAAATACCATTACTGTATCATTAGATTATAGTCTTGGTCCAATTTGCCTTGGTGCTTTATCGATGAATACCGAGAACATAAATCTTGGAATGATTCCAGCTGGAACGTACAGCGTGGTTATTCAAGGTGTACTAAACTCATCTGTGGTATCTACAATAAATACATCACTTACTGTAAATTCATGCTGTAGTGCTGTTCCCGGGTTCACGCCTTCCCAATCTACAATCTGCGTAGGGGATTCGATTTACTTTAACAATACCAGTACAGGAGCCAGTGGCCAACAATGGTATGAAAATAATGTGGCAACGGTAACGTCTGCAAACTATGGCAAGCGATATAATACCATTGGGGTATACACTATAAAATTGGTAGTGTCAGGAACAGCCTGTTCTGATTCAATCACCAAAACAATTAACGTAACAGGTCCTCCTATTGTTAACTTAGGCTCTGATCGTACCATTTGCCCAGGCGACCAAGCTGTACTTGATGCAGGGGCGGGTAGAGATAGTATTGTTTGGAGTGATCAATCTACTCTTCGAAATTTAATAGTTACAAGCCAAGGTACCTATTACGTTGAGGTATTTAAAAACGGTTGTAGTGATAAGGACACAGTGACTGTTTCGTTTTACAATGTAATTGATGTCGACTTAGGAAATGATACCGTTATATGCGCTGGAGATACTTTAGAGCTTGACGCTACATTGACAGGAGCAACTTATAAGTGGCAAAATAACACCACTCAAAGTAGTTTCAAAGTTTATGCTGCAGGCACCTATCATGTAGAAAGGACCGATGCAAATGGATGCATGGCCAGAGACACCATTACAGTTGCTGTTGATACCAATTGCAACACCAGTGGCTTAGGAGAAAATGGAGCCTTTAGGGAGGTGTCAGTTTATCCTAACCCTGTAAAAAACAGAATTTCAGTGAACCTACCTTTGGGATCAAGCAAGGTGTTGTTTACTCTTGAAGTTTATGATGTTCAGGGAAAGCTTATAAAAAGCAAAAACATAGAAGCTGATAGCGCTGGAAGGCTATCTACAGATGTATCAGCAATAAACCCAGGTGTTTATACTTTGAGGTTGATGAGCAAAGATGAAAACTTCACCGCTCATTGGATAAAAGAATAGAGAACTGGTAATTTGTGAGTCTGCTAAAAACAAGAAGGGTCTGATAAAAAAATCAGGCCCTTCTTGTTTTCTCAAAT from Owenweeksia hongkongensis DSM 17368 encodes the following:
- a CDS encoding TonB-dependent receptor plug domain-containing protein, with translation MKSVFLSLLLATGYAVWGQNHSQDTTHINFDHIELSDVVVIDNWENEHTLKNSVDNHQLELQLKQLKGVNLISRGSFAQEVVYRGQADGRIQVKLNGMRVYSACTDRMDPSTSYIVANNLSTAEVASACESHCANNGLAGSLNLETKEPTFSQTKPWRFGLIQQYQTNTNGFNTAMHVESNTKKLAWRLNGSWLQNGNYYDGNGQEIQYSQNQKQNWALNSVYRLSPKRFLKLDFIYDLATDVGYPALTMDVSKARAVIGGLTYSSYHSVGPFTRFDLKVYYNDIYHEMDDTKRENVFMHMDMPGWSQTAGLTFNAFDWTVGKHTISGAAEYYTNFRRAEMTMYPHDDSEPPMFMLTWPDARIHGMALGLTDNWKFGKNHVNTTIRMDYETSALVDDFGNKQWEGMGYDMSTNRQFILPQIKSSITHHLSNTHALTAAIGYGMRGPTTSELYGFYLYNAHDGFDYLGNPDLKPEQLLSAEVGYTYTKKKFNFSSTLFLQQYYDYIFGLTTNYSAMTYGANGVREYENRSGATFWGVEIGAEYAFSKSFVTSAKGEYLRGFRPEADLPLIPPLQGTIGVNYSLKRFSFLAQSRMAAEQKHYNTEYGDRYTPGYVLLDAAIGYTLPFKKLNTQVEIAANNLLDTYYRDHLNWGGIPSMGRNIVLKLKLEI
- a CDS encoding FixH family protein, whose translation is MKTLNKWATMALTIGLSFQFSACDKDDDSTTPPKNNDALSSYVLAGEQSTSSADVKLYFGEDAFVGYNHVAVRLTESGTDNMIENATVSFLPMMDMGTMMHSAPFSNPTFDVDMDAYMGSSTFIMPSGTMGSWTFSVLVEVNGGSMDTATFTIEVEAKQEAKLYNFKSALNDDTYFVALKEPMAPEVGLNDFEVMVYKRETMMSFPPATDLKIEIEPEMPSMGHGSPNNENPTHVGDGLYSGKVNFTMTGYWKVNMKIMDAQDSVIKADGFFDITFQ
- a CDS encoding RrF2 family transcriptional regulator, whose protein sequence is MFSKACEYGIKAMIYIAQKSGEAGKVSLKEIAAGTDSPVAFTAKILQTLSREGLLISTKGPTGGFILAEAPSKMNLAQIVSAIDGDSVFVGCGLGLETCDSERPCPVHHKFEIVRDELTLMLNSTTLQELALGLKNGASFLTR
- the ric gene encoding iron-sulfur cluster repair di-iron protein, which translates into the protein MEGLEQRQIGELVAENYKLATVFKKHKIDFCCQGGRTISDACQKKDISIWEVIRDLEAVINAKEDDSTDYKSWPLDLLADYIGKKHHRYVEARSQEIKPFLDKLCKVHGDRHPELFEINELFTGSVGELAQHMKKEELVLFPFIRKMVVAKTTGEAMFTPHFGAVENPIAMMMHEHDAEGERFRKIAALSNDYNPPVDACNTYRVTFALLQEFEDDLHKHIHLENNILFPGAKAMEENMKGRELENTL
- a CDS encoding group III truncated hemoglobin, whose translation is MKKDISQSEDIKLMVDEFYGKVQRNPLIGPIFIGVIKDRWPEHLEKMYKFWGSILLAENTYNGRPFPPHAQMPLQQEHFEAWLGLFLQTVDDHFEGAIADEAKMRAQNMASMFFHKIEYIHQHPNQRTI
- a CDS encoding tryptophan 2,3-dioxygenase family protein; this encodes MSDVNDRIDEKYRNLGENPETYKEGLFLSKPLTYWDYIQVDTLLSLQKPRTDYEDEKIFVIYHQVTELMQELVLHELRQITGPMPVTGEKLAEKVKRMIRYTRMLITSFDVMREGMDYDDYNTFHKALAPASGFQSANFRYIELRCTSLPNLVNSRGKKRLPLRPTIDDFFDNLYWKDAGLNRETYEASLTYTLFMEKYGENLKKLAREMQGNTLEDKVNARLETCSQETRELLREFDKLYNIEWPLVHLRTAAHYLDAKGETKAATGGSEWKKYLHPMYQQRKFFPSLYSEEELENWGKDYKI
- a CDS encoding Crp/Fnr family transcriptional regulator, translating into MIIEEKILVAYGATRHIYKKDAVIFEQGDQPRFYFELINGEVKICSLSEEGKEFIQRIFSAGRCFGEPPLFGEFGYPGSAIALNDVKVWQLPKAGFYQLINDHPKIHFEITRQIANRLHYKAMMAQEISHEAPRHRIMRLLNYLKHDIYEKTEKFNYQVELTRQQIADLTGLRVETAIRAIKKLEKEGEVRIDKRKIWV
- a CDS encoding T9SS type A sorting domain-containing protein; protein product: MQKHYSFLSGFFLVMFLISSFLVNAQNIQLQSSSFPSLPATSCTNTQLDVSVLKLCINAAHNGNTFSISGNTITVSLDYSLGPICLGALSMNTENINLGMIPAGTYSVVIQGVLNSSVVSTINTSLTVNSCCSAVPGFTPSQSTICVGDSIYFNNTSTGASGQQWYENNVATVTSANYGKRYNTIGVYTIKLVVSGTACSDSITKTINVTGPPIVNLGSDRTICPGDQAVLDAGAGRDSIVWSDQSTLRNLIVTSQGTYYVEVFKNGCSDKDTVTVSFYNVIDVDLGNDTVICAGDTLELDATLTGATYKWQNNTTQSSFKVYAAGTYHVERTDANGCMARDTITVAVDTNCNTSGLGENGAFREVSVYPNPVKNRISVNLPLGSSKVLFTLEVYDVQGKLIKSKNIEADSAGRLSTDVSAINPGVYTLRLMSKDENFTAHWIKE